In one Pseudomonas sp. SCA2728.1_7 genomic region, the following are encoded:
- a CDS encoding RAQPRD family integrative conjugative element protein: MPTTAFRCWLLLSLAIVHSSVYAASAQEQDQLSLILQQLDTIEHLATRAEEASTSAPNERYRFDYPRLAQDLQRIRQGIQGYLSPSRAQPRDTDELAGDYRVDAPHAEPSP; encoded by the coding sequence ATGCCGACTACCGCCTTTCGCTGCTGGTTACTGCTCTCACTGGCCATCGTCCATAGCAGCGTCTACGCCGCCTCCGCTCAAGAACAGGATCAGCTCAGTCTGATCCTGCAGCAACTCGACACGATCGAACACCTTGCCACGCGTGCCGAGGAAGCCAGCACATCTGCCCCCAACGAACGTTATCGCTTCGACTACCCCCGCCTGGCTCAGGATCTCCAGCGCATCCGCCAAGGGATACAGGGGTACCTGTCCCCCTCCCGCGCTCAACCCCGCGATACCGATGAACTAGCGGGCGATTACCGCGTTGACGCTCCGCACGCGGAGCCCTCGCCATGA
- a CDS encoding TIGR03758 family integrating conjugative element protein — MSMTDAQTSAFQNASGFSPQSSSTLWLSLVLVLALLWCAWVMWTAYRGWATGSVRFGAFGGSAARVLLALLVLMFFTLS, encoded by the coding sequence ATGAGCATGACTGACGCCCAAACCTCAGCGTTCCAAAACGCATCCGGTTTCTCACCGCAGAGCAGTTCGACGCTCTGGCTATCCCTGGTGCTCGTTCTGGCGTTGCTTTGGTGCGCCTGGGTGATGTGGACGGCTTACCGGGGATGGGCGACAGGCAGTGTGCGCTTCGGCGCGTTTGGCGGCAGCGCCGCGCGCGTGCTGCTCGCATTGTTGGTCCTGATGTTCTTCACCCTGTCCTAA
- a CDS encoding TIGR03745 family integrating conjugative element membrane protein encodes MLKCLVPLKNNLRDRASQRLIGLLLVLGPSLAFAELPTMEAPSRGEGSGLIETIKNYAYDGGILLGLLIALLAFLGVAWHSLTVYADVQNQRKTWKDLGAVVGIGALLVVIIIWFLTKAAAIL; translated from the coding sequence ATGCTCAAGTGCCTTGTCCCCCTGAAAAACAACCTGCGTGATCGTGCCAGTCAGCGCCTGATCGGTCTGCTGTTGGTACTCGGTCCAAGCCTGGCTTTTGCCGAACTCCCGACCATGGAAGCTCCTTCACGTGGTGAAGGTTCCGGATTGATCGAGACGATCAAAAACTACGCCTACGACGGCGGTATCCTGCTCGGCTTACTGATCGCCCTGCTCGCTTTTTTGGGCGTGGCGTGGCATTCCCTGACCGTGTATGCCGACGTGCAGAACCAGCGCAAGACCTGGAAAGACCTCGGCGCGGTGGTTGGCATCGGCGCCCTGCTGGTGGTGATCATCATCTGGTTCCTGACCAAGGCCGCCGCGATTTTGTGA
- a CDS encoding TIGR03750 family conjugal transfer protein has product MNDTIERLADGTLVFLPERLNRDPAVLRGLTNDEMWVALGTGAVIGLLSGVPLAITTASIAVAPTGMIAGMTVVLSAGGTLLRRAKRARPETWLYRKLEWVLASRWRLGRGSLIVHSGAWTVRRSRRLRPALSRWQP; this is encoded by the coding sequence ATGAACGACACTATCGAACGTCTTGCCGACGGCACCTTGGTCTTTCTGCCGGAGCGACTCAACCGTGATCCCGCCGTGTTGCGCGGCTTGACCAATGATGAGATGTGGGTAGCGCTCGGCACCGGCGCCGTCATTGGTCTGCTGTCAGGCGTTCCTCTGGCGATCACCACTGCCTCCATTGCAGTGGCGCCGACCGGCATGATCGCGGGCATGACGGTGGTGCTATCGGCCGGTGGCACGCTACTGCGGCGGGCCAAACGAGCCCGCCCCGAGACCTGGCTGTACCGCAAGCTCGAATGGGTACTGGCCAGCCGTTGGCGCCTGGGGCGCGGCAGTCTGATCGTCCACTCCGGCGCCTGGACGGTTCGCCGTTCGCGTCGACTGCGTCCTGCCCTGTCCCGGTGGCAGCCATGA